In Oncorhynchus clarkii lewisi isolate Uvic-CL-2024 chromosome 2, UVic_Ocla_1.0, whole genome shotgun sequence, one DNA window encodes the following:
- the LOC139380793 gene encoding free fatty acid receptor 2-like, with protein sequence MVVRSGVILSVYIITFLIGLPGNILALYAFSVKIHNKPTPTDILLLNLTVSDLIFLLFLPLKMHEAASGMVWTLPRLLCNVTSFVFFSTIYTSSLLLMVVSVDRYLCVAFPVQYRLRRKPLYGVVSSLVVWVFSSVHLCFIYIVENQTSSDLYTCYNNFTQEQLKVVLPMRLELCVVLYIVPLLVCVFCYLNFILILNRTPNLCAEKRKRAVGMAVGTLLVFVVCFLPYNVTHVQGFIIQDNVEWRLYALLLTTVNTVLDPVTFYFSSSMFQATMKRILTGKRRNSTPGVFMTAQNNTRDIEGHSNPATTEGGLSDK encoded by the coding sequence atggtggtgaggagtGGGGTGATTCTGTCTGTCTACATCATCACCTTCCTGATTGGCCTGCCTGGCAACATCCTGGCACTTTACGCCTTCAGCGTCAAGATCCACAACAAACCCACTCCCACAGACATCCTCCTGCTCAACCTGACTGTGTCCGACCTTATCTTCCTGCTCTTCCTGCCCCTCAAGATGCACGAGGCAGCCTCCGGCATGGTCTGGACTCTCCCCAGGCTTCTCTGCAACGTTACCTCTTTCGTCTTCTTCTCCACCATCTACACCAGCTCCCTCCTGCTGATGGTGGTCAGTGTTGACCGCTACCTGTGTGTGGCCTTCCCTGTCCAGTACAGGCTCCGCCGCAAGCCCTTGTACGGAGTGGTGAGCAGCCTGGTGGTGTGGGTCTTCAGCTCGGTCCACCTCTGCTTCATCTACATCGTGGAGAACCAGACCTCATCTGATTTATATACCTGCTATAACAACTTCACCCAGGAGCAGCTGAAGGTGGTGCTTCCCATGCGCTTGGAGCTGTGTGTGGTTCTATACATCGTGCCACTGCTGGTCTGTGTGTTCTGCTACCTGAACTTCATCCTCATCCTCAATAGGACCCCTAACCTTTGTGCAGAGAAAAGGAAGAGAGCCGTCGGAATGGCTGTGGGGACCTTGCTTGTTTTTGTTGTCTGCTTCCTGCCCTATAATGTCACCCATGTACAGGGGTTCATCATCCAAGACAACGTGGAGTGGCGGCTCTACGCTCTGCTCCTGACCACGGTCAACACCGTCCTGGATCCTGTGACTTtctacttctcctcctccatgttccaGGCCACCATGAAGAGGATCCTAACTGGGAAGCGAAGGAACAGCACCCCTGGTGTCTTCATGACAGCTCAAAACAACACTAGAGACATAGAGGGACACAGTAACCCAGCCACAACTGAGGGAGGTTTGTCTGACAAGTGA
- the LOC139380805 gene encoding lens fiber membrane intrinsic protein-like — protein sequence MHSFMGGGLFCAIVGNILLVVSTATDYWMQYRLSGSFAHQGLWRYCMSGKCYMQTDSIAYWNATRAFMILSAMSCFAGIIAGILSFAHFSAFERFNRSFAAGIMFFVSTLFVLLAMAIYTGVTVNFLGKRFGDWRFSWSYILGWVALLMTFFAGIFYMCAYRMHECRRVVGPR from the exons ATGCACAGCTTTATGGGAGGGGGCCTGTTCTGCGCCATAGTGGGGAACATCCTGCTGGTGGTCTCAACTGCGACAGACTACTGGATGCAGTACCGCCTGTCGGGCAGCTTCGCCCACCAGGGCTTGTGGAGGTATTGCATGTCGGGCAAGTgctacatgcagacagacagcatcG cctactGGAATGCCACCCGTGCCTTCATGATCCTGTCGGCCATGTCGTGCTTCGCCGGCATCATCGCAGGCATTCTCTCCTTCGCCCATTTCTCCGCCTTCGAGAGGTTCAACCGCTCCTTCGCTGCAGGGATCATGTTCTTTGTCTCCA CTCTATTTGTTCTGCTTGCAATGGCCATCTACACTGGAGTGACGGTGAACTTCCTGGGGAAGCGATTCGGTGACTGGCGCTTCTCTTGGTCCTACATACTGGGCTGGGTGGCACTGCTCATGACCTTCTTTGCag GAATATTTTACATGTGTGCCTACAGAATGCATGAATGCAGGAGAGTGGTGGGCCCACGCTAA